The Thalassospira sp. TSL5-1 sequence AACCAGCATTTCCAGCGGCAGAATTTGCCGTATTGCCGATCACACCTTGCGTGGCAGTGGAGGCACCGGGCATATTGCCGGTTATGCCGCCTGTGCCCCCAGCGGTGGCAAGGCTGGCCTGTGACGTTGCCCCGGTCATGCCCGCACCCTGGGCGGCTGCCATTAAACCGGCGGCCTTGGCGGGCGCGGCGGCACCCGGGCTGACAAACATCATTTGGACCTGGCTTCCAGCGGGCAGGCTGCCGCCACCGGGTAAAGAAAGGGCACTGGTGGTGATACCGGTAAAGCTTTGCCCCGGTATGATGCTTGACGGATTGCTAAGTGTGGCGGCGGTTGCACCCGCACCAGTCCCGCCAGCCGCGCCACCTGTGCTACCTGCGCCACTTGCACCGGGGATCGTTTGCGGCAGGACCTGCAAGCGCAGGCCGCTTGCGCCATCGGTCCCGGTTTGCGGCATGATGCGTACCCATACCAGATCATTGAGGTTGCCCGGCAGGGCGCGTGGCAGTTTAACCGTGACATCGCCCGCACCCGTTTGCAGGGTCACTTCGGTGCCGGTTTTGGCCTGCAAACTGGCCTGTATCAGGCTGTCAACCGGCAGCTTTGCCAATGCGGCCGGCGGGTTTTGCACAATCGCTGTGGCCGCACCACTGCCCCCGCCTGCACCGACATTTCCGGCACCAACGCCATTGGCACCTGAAACGGACGGAACGGTTGGGCTGTTTGCGGCCATATTGGACTATCCTTCGAGCAGCCTTGTTGCAATTGCCTCGATATCCTGGGCGGCATTGGAATTGGGGTGCCGGGTTAATAGCGGCGTCTGGTTGCGGATACATTCCGAAACCTTGCTGTCCGCACGGATAACCCCCAAAAGCGGCGGCGAGATTTTAAGGAAACCCTCGCAGGCTTTTAACAGCTTACCATAAATGGCTTCGCCTTCCTTTTTATCCTTTGCCAGATTCACCACCACCCGAATGTCGGTTTTGGGCCGTGCCATATGCGTTACCTTGATAAAGGCATAGGCGTCGGTCAAGGCTGTGGGGTCGCCATTGGTCAGCACGATCACGGTATTGGCAAGGCTTGTCATTTGCTGCACACCCTGGTCCACCCCGGCGCCAAGGTCGATCAAAACCTTGTCATAGGATTTGCCGGTTTGCAGCAAGTCGTCGGACAGGGCCTGCAAGCGGGCGGTAGACAGATTGGCAAGCGTGCCCGAGCCACTGCGCCCTGCCACAATATCAAACCCGCCATCTTCAAATTCGGTAATCGCATCGCGCAGCGCAAGGCGGCCAGCAATAACGCTGCCCAGGTCATGCTTGGGCATCAGGCCCAATTGAATGTCGATATTGGCAAGGCCCAGATCGCCATCAAATAACAATGCTTTTAATTCATGCAGGGCAAGGGCATGGCACAGCGAAATGGCAAACCATGTTTTGCCAACGCCGCCTTTGCCCGAGGCAACGGCAA is a genomic window containing:
- a CDS encoding MinD/ParA family protein: MTARTDATPKPAARPKGRNVIAVASGKGGVGKTWFAISLCHALALHELKALLFDGDLGLANIDIQLGLMPKHDLGSVIAGRLALRDAITEFEDGGFDIVAGRSGSGTLANLSTARLQALSDDLLQTGKSYDKVLIDLGAGVDQGVQQMTSLANTVIVLTNGDPTALTDAYAFIKVTHMARPKTDIRVVVNLAKDKKEGEAIYGKLLKACEGFLKISPPLLGVIRADSKVSECIRNQTPLLTRHPNSNAAQDIEAIATRLLEG